The Stratiformator vulcanicus genome has a segment encoding these proteins:
- the rplK gene encoding 50S ribosomal protein L11 → MAKEITGQVKVQIPAGQATPAPPVGTALGPLQVNIGQFVQQFNERTREMSGTTVPVVITVYKDKSFTFEVKSPPAAVLLKQAASIAKGAANPLTDKVGTVTDAQLEEIAKTKMSDLNAGSMDAAKRVIAGTARSMGIHVVG, encoded by the coding sequence ATGGCGAAAGAAATTACAGGGCAGGTCAAAGTGCAGATCCCGGCCGGGCAGGCGACGCCCGCGCCGCCTGTCGGTACCGCGCTCGGTCCGCTGCAGGTCAACATCGGCCAGTTCGTGCAGCAGTTCAACGAGCGGACGCGGGAGATGTCCGGCACGACCGTGCCGGTCGTCATCACCGTTTATAAAGACAAGTCGTTCACGTTCGAGGTGAAGAGTCCGCCGGCGGCGGTGCTGCTTAAGCAGGCGGCTTCGATCGCCAAGGGGGCGGCCAATCCTCTTACGGATAAGGTTGGGACCGTCACAGACGCCCAGCTCGAAGAGATCGCGAAGACGAAGATGAGCGACCTCAATGCCGGGTCGATGGATGCCGCGAAGCGAGTCATCGCGGGGACGGCACGCAGCATGGGGATTCACGTCGTCGGCTGA
- the nusG gene encoding transcription termination/antitermination protein NusG: MDETPDSGTTDEAAALQTEDVQTEVEQSSDSSEPSGSPESEMQWYVLKVTSNREKTVKQALEKRIKREGLEEFFGEVLIPTRKIVDSKGGKKRTLEEKVFPGYMMIQMILNDDSWYLVRDTTGVGDFTGAVGEPTPMRPEEVDRMLGRRRDEESGDAEPTKVKIDFSVGEIVKIKDGPFESFEGTIEGVDDVHGKVVVLIEIFGRPTETELDYWQVEKV, encoded by the coding sequence ATGGATGAGACTCCAGACTCCGGAACGACCGACGAAGCTGCCGCCTTGCAAACCGAGGATGTGCAGACCGAGGTCGAACAATCCTCTGACTCCAGCGAGCCTTCCGGTTCGCCCGAGTCGGAAATGCAGTGGTACGTTTTGAAGGTGACCAGCAACCGTGAAAAAACGGTGAAGCAGGCGCTTGAGAAGCGGATCAAGCGTGAGGGTTTGGAAGAATTTTTCGGGGAGGTACTGATTCCGACTCGAAAGATTGTCGACTCCAAAGGCGGCAAGAAACGGACGCTCGAGGAAAAAGTTTTCCCGGGCTACATGATGATTCAGATGATCTTGAACGACGACTCTTGGTACCTCGTGCGGGACACCACGGGCGTCGGAGACTTCACCGGTGCGGTCGGCGAACCGACGCCGATGAGGCCGGAAGAAGTCGACCGAATGCTCGGTCGCAGGCGAGATGAAGAGAGCGGTGACGCTGAGCCGACGAAGGTCAAAATTGATTTCTCGGTCGGTGAGATCGTCAAGATTAAAGATGGCCCGTTCGAGAGCTTCGAGGGGACCATCGAAGGGGTCGACGACGTTCACGGGAAGGTCGTGGTCCTGATCGAAATTTTCGGGCGTCCTACGGAGACCGAACTCGACTACTGGCAGGTCGAGAAGGTCTGA
- the rplJ gene encoding 50S ribosomal protein L10: MSKVIKGMIIEDIVDRLDGATDLLVVDSSALDANTQNSWRRSLQEKEISALSVRNTLARRALERVGVSGIDPVLEGPSTLVYGGQDIVALSKEITKWAKDIEKLHIKGGSVEGQSLDEAGVVALSKSPSREEILSKISGQILSPGANLSAAMLGIGGTLAGQIKQIADKDDAEGEAETA; this comes from the coding sequence ATGAGTAAAGTCATCAAAGGCATGATAATCGAGGATATCGTCGATCGCCTCGACGGCGCGACCGATTTGCTCGTCGTAGACAGTTCCGCCCTCGACGCGAACACGCAGAATTCGTGGCGAAGGTCTCTTCAGGAAAAAGAGATCAGCGCCCTTTCGGTGCGGAACACGCTGGCGCGGCGGGCGTTGGAGCGGGTCGGCGTCAGCGGGATTGATCCCGTGCTGGAAGGCCCGTCGACGCTCGTGTACGGCGGCCAGGATATTGTCGCCCTCTCGAAAGAGATCACGAAGTGGGCGAAAGATATCGAGAAGCTGCATATCAAAGGCGGCTCTGTCGAAGGGCAGTCGCTAGACGAAGCCGGCGTCGTGGCTCTGAGCAAGAGCCCGAGCCGGGAAGAAATTCTGTCGAAGATCTCAGGGCAGATTCTCTCTCCTGGAGCCAACCTCTCGGCGGCGATGCTCGGGATCGGCGGCACTCTGGCAGGTCAAATTAAACAGATTGCAGATAAAGACGACGCGGAAGGCGAGGCCGAAACGGCCTGA
- the secE gene encoding preprotein translocase subunit SecE, with protein sequence MAKAKAVGSIWSALLSANLYKRNQGRLVRQVTVLSLCAVIFIGCYILSQGPLADRFDETWISVGIPTLLAVVGAWIAFRVVNYPKFADFLVSVEAEMDKVSWPSRAELYRSTIVVIAVMFLLAGMLFLYDTIWLWLFRAINVVKF encoded by the coding sequence ATGGCGAAAGCGAAAGCGGTTGGATCAATCTGGTCCGCACTTCTATCCGCCAATCTTTATAAGCGGAATCAGGGCCGGCTTGTCCGTCAGGTGACGGTGCTCTCGTTGTGCGCCGTGATATTCATCGGGTGTTACATCCTGAGTCAGGGGCCTTTGGCCGATCGATTCGACGAGACTTGGATCAGCGTCGGGATTCCGACACTGCTTGCGGTGGTCGGGGCCTGGATTGCGTTTCGGGTGGTCAACTATCCGAAGTTCGCCGACTTTCTCGTGTCGGTCGAAGCCGAGATGGACAAGGTCAGTTGGCCGTCACGGGCCGAACTCTACCGGTCCACAATCGTCGTCATTGCCGTGATGTTTCTGCTCGCGGGGATGTTATTCCTGTACGACACGATTTGGCTCTGGCTATTCCGTGCCATCAACGTGGTCAAGTTTTGA
- the rplA gene encoding 50S ribosomal protein L1, which produces MAKTSKRMKNLRQKAEEVGTVSLADAVSALLGLQGQLPKNVPPAKPDQVVELAVRLGIDAKQDEQRVRGAIVLPHGIGKSQRVIVFAQGDNVAVAEGAGADKVGGKELADEIKGGWLDFDVAIATPDMMGVVGPLGRVLGPRGLMPSPRAGTVTPNVADAVREYKAGKVEFKNDKGGVVHCVIGRMTFEPEQLVGNAEAILKHIESAKPSAQKGIYMRSVTVTATQMPGISVAL; this is translated from the coding sequence ATGGCGAAGACTTCCAAGAGAATGAAAAACCTGCGGCAGAAGGCCGAAGAGGTGGGCACCGTCTCCCTCGCCGATGCCGTCTCCGCTCTGCTGGGATTGCAGGGCCAACTTCCCAAGAACGTTCCGCCGGCGAAGCCTGATCAGGTGGTCGAATTGGCGGTTCGACTCGGGATCGACGCCAAGCAAGATGAGCAACGCGTCCGCGGGGCGATCGTGCTGCCGCACGGCATCGGCAAGTCGCAGCGGGTCATCGTTTTCGCGCAAGGTGACAACGTTGCGGTCGCTGAGGGGGCAGGGGCGGATAAGGTTGGCGGCAAGGAATTGGCCGACGAAATTAAGGGCGGTTGGCTCGACTTTGACGTCGCCATTGCCACTCCGGACATGATGGGCGTCGTCGGTCCGCTCGGTCGCGTGCTTGGCCCCCGCGGATTGATGCCGTCGCCCCGGGCAGGAACCGTCACGCCGAACGTCGCTGACGCCGTGCGCGAGTACAAGGCGGGTAAGGTCGAATTCAAAAACGACAAGGGCGGAGTCGTGCATTGCGTCATCGGACGTATGACGTTCGAGCCGGAGCAATTGGTCGGCAATGCCGAAGCCATTCTAAAGCATATCGAGTCAGCTAAGCCTTCGGCTCAAAAAGGCATCTATATGCGGAGCGTCACCGTGACCGCGACCCAGATGCCGGGGATTTCGGTCGCGCTATAG
- the tuf gene encoding elongation factor Tu has translation MAKEVFERKKPHVNVGTIGHIDHGKSTLTAAIVMVQSKKGLAPAISYADITKGGTVRDETKTVTIAVSHVEYESETRHYAHIDCPGHADYVKNMITGAAQMDGAILVVAADSGPMPQTREHILLARQVNVPALVVFMNKVDLVDDEELLELVEMEVRELLDKYGFPGDDVPLTRGNAKAALETPEDESANACIQELLDSLDAYIPEPERDTDKPFLMAIEDVFSIEGRGTVVTGRIETGVVKVGEKVAIIGLRDTQETTVTGVEAFRKTMDQGEAGDNVGVLLRGTRKDEVERGQVLAAPKTITPHTKFTGEIYCLSKEEGGRKTPFFSGYSPQFYVRTTDVTGEVKLLGGAEMCMPGDNVEIEVEMQKPVALTDGSRFAIREGGRTVGSGVVTKILE, from the coding sequence ATGGCTAAGGAAGTCTTTGAGCGGAAAAAGCCGCACGTTAACGTCGGCACCATCGGACACATCGACCACGGCAAGAGTACGCTCACCGCGGCAATTGTGATGGTGCAATCCAAAAAAGGGCTTGCGCCCGCGATTTCGTACGCGGACATCACCAAGGGTGGTACCGTGCGTGACGAAACCAAGACCGTCACGATCGCCGTCAGTCACGTCGAGTATGAGTCGGAAACCCGGCACTACGCTCACATCGACTGTCCGGGACACGCCGACTATGTCAAGAACATGATCACCGGGGCCGCCCAGATGGACGGGGCCATCCTCGTCGTTGCGGCCGACAGCGGCCCGATGCCGCAGACTCGCGAGCACATTCTGCTCGCCCGTCAGGTCAACGTCCCGGCCCTCGTGGTCTTCATGAACAAGGTCGATCTTGTCGACGATGAAGAACTGCTCGAATTGGTCGAGATGGAAGTTCGCGAGCTCCTCGACAAATACGGGTTCCCGGGCGACGACGTTCCGCTGACGCGCGGCAACGCCAAGGCGGCACTCGAAACACCGGAAGATGAATCGGCCAACGCCTGCATCCAGGAGCTGCTCGACTCGCTCGATGCGTACATTCCGGAGCCGGAGCGTGACACCGACAAGCCTTTCCTGATGGCGATCGAAGACGTCTTCTCGATCGAAGGTCGCGGTACCGTCGTGACCGGCCGAATCGAGACCGGCGTCGTCAAAGTCGGCGAAAAAGTCGCGATCATCGGTCTGCGAGACACCCAGGAAACGACTGTCACCGGGGTGGAAGCGTTTCGGAAGACGATGGATCAGGGCGAAGCCGGCGATAACGTCGGCGTGCTGCTGCGTGGTACGAGGAAGGACGAAGTGGAGCGCGGTCAGGTTCTGGCTGCTCCCAAGACGATCACGCCGCATACCAAGTTTACCGGCGAAATTTACTGTCTCAGCAAGGAAGAGGGCGGTCGCAAGACCCCGTTCTTCAGCGGTTACAGCCCGCAGTTCTATGTTCGAACGACTGACGTGACCGGCGAGGTCAAGTTGCTCGGCGGCGCAGAAATGTGCATGCCCGGCGATAACGTCGAAATCGAAGTGGAAATGCAAAAGCCCGTCGCGTTGACGGACGGCAGCCGCTTCGCAATTCGCGAAGGTGGCCGGACCGTCGGTTCGGGCGTCGTGACTAAGATTCTCGAGTAG
- the rpmG gene encoding 50S ribosomal protein L33 produces the protein MAREYVWLQCTESNHLNYRVEKEMRGTERLELKKYCKFCRKHVPHKESRKK, from the coding sequence ATGGCCCGAGAATACGTCTGGTTGCAATGCACTGAGAGCAACCATTTGAATTACCGCGTCGAAAAGGAAATGCGCGGGACCGAGCGGCTGGAGCTAAAGAAATACTGCAAGTTCTGCCGCAAGCACGTTCCGCACAAAGAGTCACGGAAGAAGTAG
- the rplL gene encoding 50S ribosomal protein L7/L12 has translation MATDAPVQEFSDVTKELGDKIVGLTLLEAKNLSDYLKEVHGIEPAAGGAVMAVAPGTGDGGPAEAAEEKTDFDVMLTDIGGEKIKMIKVVRGATGLGLKEAKELVESAPKAIKEGIPKEDAEKLVKEIEDAGGKAELK, from the coding sequence ATGGCGACTGACGCACCCGTGCAGGAATTCAGCGACGTGACCAAGGAACTCGGCGACAAGATCGTCGGCCTGACCTTGCTCGAAGCGAAGAATCTTTCGGACTACCTCAAGGAGGTTCATGGCATCGAGCCGGCTGCCGGAGGTGCCGTGATGGCGGTTGCCCCTGGAACGGGCGATGGCGGCCCCGCTGAAGCGGCCGAAGAAAAGACCGACTTCGATGTCATGCTGACCGACATCGGCGGCGAAAAGATCAAGATGATCAAAGTCGTTCGCGGTGCGACCGGCCTTGGGCTCAAAGAAGCCAAAGAGCTCGTCGAAAGTGCTCCGAAGGCGATCAAAGAGGGCATTCCGAAAGAAGATGCCGAAAAGCTCGTCAAGGAAATCGAAGATGCGGGCGGCAAAGCCGAACTCAAATAG
- a CDS encoding sigma-70 family RNA polymerase sigma factor: MSNYQIQAVESLLAESDDALTALRRLERAERLAGKLDSDSKYQAADLIAEIVGDEAGKDRSDSDVEHAIEGELAIRDLRRFVEDMSETVNQSSDEVGEDVFTVDDLSREFQVSTKTIDRWRDRGLVSRRMKVGDRRRVAFTRSSVDRFVRNHPDEIERGRRFTQLTGSEKDEIVDAARALAREGGCPAEVSRSLAKRFNRSPETIRYTIRQHDEKGNGPAVFPNASSKLTDQQKQEIASKHRRGVSIERLAKQFCRTKSSVYRIVNEIRAERLLSEPIDYMDSPEFHEVGADELILGEPPDVKKKKGVSRAPSGLPPYLASLYTIPLLTREEEQYYFRKLNYLRYRAAALQAKLMDDAPKASEMDELEHFLNEANDVKNFLIRSNLRLVVSIAKKQVSATSNFFEMVSDGNMSLIRAVEKFDYTKGNKFSTYATWAIVKNFSRSIPAEHKRLDRYRTGKEEVFQGSPDDNVSQYQQELRNTQQHGLVMDILGRLDGRERDIIKFRYGLDYHEEPLTLEQVGHRFGVTKERIRQLESRALRKLRKIAQDERLDIPGIV; the protein is encoded by the coding sequence ATGAGTAATTACCAAATACAAGCTGTCGAGTCGCTGCTCGCGGAGTCGGACGACGCACTGACTGCGCTGCGTCGATTGGAGCGCGCTGAGCGTCTCGCCGGGAAGCTCGATTCTGATTCGAAGTATCAGGCCGCCGATCTGATTGCCGAAATTGTGGGCGATGAGGCGGGCAAAGACCGTTCGGACTCGGATGTCGAGCACGCGATTGAAGGCGAACTGGCGATCCGCGATTTGCGACGTTTTGTGGAAGATATGTCTGAGACGGTGAACCAGTCGTCTGACGAGGTCGGCGAAGACGTCTTCACGGTCGATGATCTGAGCCGCGAGTTTCAGGTTTCGACAAAGACGATCGATCGTTGGCGCGATCGCGGGCTCGTCAGCCGGCGGATGAAGGTCGGCGATCGCCGGCGCGTGGCTTTCACACGTTCGTCCGTCGATCGATTCGTCCGAAATCACCCCGACGAGATCGAACGAGGCCGAAGGTTCACTCAACTGACCGGGAGCGAGAAGGACGAAATCGTTGACGCGGCCCGAGCCTTGGCCCGCGAGGGTGGGTGCCCGGCTGAGGTGAGTCGGTCACTCGCCAAGCGATTCAACCGCTCCCCGGAGACAATTCGCTACACGATTCGCCAGCACGACGAGAAGGGGAATGGTCCCGCCGTATTCCCGAACGCCTCGTCGAAGCTGACCGACCAGCAGAAGCAGGAGATCGCATCGAAGCACCGGCGCGGGGTTTCGATCGAACGACTGGCGAAGCAATTCTGCCGGACGAAGTCGAGTGTTTATCGGATCGTCAACGAGATTCGCGCCGAGCGATTACTCTCGGAGCCGATCGACTACATGGACTCGCCCGAGTTCCACGAGGTCGGCGCCGATGAGTTGATTCTCGGCGAGCCACCCGACGTGAAGAAGAAAAAGGGTGTCTCGAGAGCGCCTTCCGGGTTGCCTCCGTATCTCGCGAGTCTGTACACGATCCCGTTGCTGACTCGGGAGGAGGAGCAGTATTACTTCCGCAAATTGAACTACTTGCGGTACCGGGCGGCCGCTTTGCAGGCCAAGTTGATGGATGATGCGCCGAAAGCATCGGAAATGGACGAGTTGGAGCACTTTCTCAACGAAGCGAATGACGTCAAGAATTTCCTGATTCGCAGCAACTTGCGGCTTGTCGTTTCGATCGCGAAGAAGCAGGTCAGTGCGACCAGCAACTTCTTCGAGATGGTCAGCGACGGGAATATGTCGTTGATTCGAGCGGTTGAGAAGTTTGATTACACGAAGGGCAACAAGTTCTCGACCTATGCGACTTGGGCGATCGTCAAGAACTTCTCACGGTCGATTCCGGCCGAGCACAAACGGCTCGACCGTTACCGAACCGGCAAAGAGGAAGTCTTTCAAGGTTCGCCGGACGACAATGTCAGCCAGTACCAGCAGGAGCTGCGAAATACGCAGCAGCACGGTTTGGTGATGGACATTCTCGGGCGTCTCGACGGACGAGAGCGTGACATCATTAAATTTCGGTATGGTCTCGACTATCACGAAGAGCCGCTGACGTTGGAGCAGGTCGGCCATCGCTTCGGCGTGACCAAGGAGCGGATCCGGCAACTCGAATCGCGTGCGCTGCGGAAACTCCGCAAAATCGCGCAGGACGAACGCCTCGACATTCCCGGAATCGTCTGA